In Setaria viridis chromosome 5, Setaria_viridis_v4.0, whole genome shotgun sequence, the genomic stretch AGTTCTTCGCGTGGCTGATCTTACAAAACCGAGTATGGTCAGCTGATCGACTTGCGCGAAGAGGATGGCCTCACTCCTCCGCATGCCCCTTATGTCGAAGACAAATGGAGACGGCCCATCACCTATTGGTCGAGTGCAGATTCACCAGGAGAATATGGAGTCTAGTGGCGGCGTGGACGACACAGCTGAGCATACACCCCTCAGAATGGTGACAAACTGACAATGTGCTGGATTGGTGGATAAACATGgctaaaaaaatagaaacccCTAGGAAGGGCGCATGCTCCATGACGCTACTAATCATATGGAAAATTTGGAAGGAATGGAATAGGCAAGTATTCAATCGACAAGAGATGGTAGCAATCACACTAATGGCAAAAATTGAGGAGGAAGTGGGAGCATGGATACTAGCAGGGGCAAAGGACTTAGCGGTTTTTTCATTTAGAGAGTAATCATGTAAAGTGTGTACTCTAATAGGCTAGCCAACTGTAATTCTCTactttatcaatgaaataggcaccgtctcgtgcccattcgttaaaaaaaaaatagaatgtgGCTTTGGCTATGGAGCTTCTATCACTTTGCACCCACGTTTAGTTTGTCGTGTCACGTAATAATAATGTACACGCGGCAAAAGTCAATTGTGGATTTGTGGCTTCGTTTTACGGAGGTTTTTAATCGCATTTTGCCCTGGACCAAAACGAGCTTAATCCGGGAAATTACGGCAAAGCGTGCGTCGCTGACAACCCGGCCGGGCGTACCctctccaaagtccaaacgGGTCAGATCGTAATCGTCACGCCTTCACGGCCAAGCAAGGCTTTGCCCGTCAGATCCCCTTGGCCGAGGAGATCAACACCTTCCGCTTCCTCCCTCGTCCACCTGcattctcttcctcctccctctccccgctCCAGATccaacacctcctcctccgccaggccgccaccgccgagatTAGATCCTCCTCTCTTCCGACTCCCCTGCTGACTGATCGTCTCCGGGGGAGCTAGGAAGATGCTCACCAAGTTCGAGACCAAGAGCAACCGGGTCAAGGGCTTGGCCTTCCacccgcggcggccatggatcCTGGCGAGCCTCCACAGCGGCGTCATCCAGATGTGGGACTACCGGATGGGCACCCTGCTCGACCGCTTCGACGAGCACGACGGGCCCGTCAGGGGCGTCCACTTCCACGCCACGCAGCCGCTCTTCGTCTCCGGAGGTAAACCCGCTGGATCTCTCCTCGTCTCGCCCGGTCTGGTGTGTGATTCGTCATGATGGGGCGGATGTGTTGTTGCGGCGCTGCGCATGTTTAAGCCCATTGCCCTCTCTGAGTGGGGACGTACTTGTTTGTGCGATCCGACGATTGTGTGATCGTGGGCACTTGGACTAGGCTTGCACTTGCTTTGCTCAATTGGATCTCGCTCGGTGAGAATTGCGATCGTTAGGAGAATAGATAGTCTGGTACTATGGGTTGGTCGGATCTGGTACTTGTTTTTTGTCATCTGTGCTTAAGTTGATCTGTTTGATAAAAAAATTCCGTAGTGCTTGGTTTTCCTGTGACTGTAGTCTCAGGGGATTCTATAATCCCTTTTTAGATGATTTGAGAGGTCCTGTGCTGAAAAATTTAGGCCCTACGGAAACAATTCTTAGGAGCACTTTTGTTGAATATGTTGGTTAAAGAGTTGAATACCAGTTTAGATCAGAATAACACTGAAATTCATCCCACCAGCATATCACTTGCTCTTGTTAACAACTACACCACCAGCATTCATGCCTGTCAAATCACTTCACATGCTTGTTTATTTGTGCCTTTCCTTCTTAATGAATGCTTCTGATCTTGCAATGCATTACAATAGGTGATGATTACAAAATAAAGGTGTGGAACTACAAGACTCACCGCTGCCTCTTCACGCTCCACGGCCACCTCGACTACATTCGCACCGTGCAGTTCCATGCCGAGTATCCTTGGATTGTCAGTGCTAGTGACGACCAGACAATCCGGATCTGGAACTGGCAGTCGCGCACCTGTGTCGCCGTGCTCACGGGTCATAATCATTATGTCATGTGTGCCTCCTTCCATCCCAAGGAGGACCTTGTGGTGTCAGCGTCTTTGGACCAGACTGTGCGGGTATGGGATATTGGGGCACTCAGGAAGAAAGCAGTCTCACCAGCAGATGACATTATGCGCCTCACCCAAATGAACACCGATCTGTTCGGAGGCATCGATGCTGTTGTCAAGTATGTGTTGGAAGGCCATGACCGCGGGGTTAACTGGGCCTCATTTCATCCCACATTACCTCTTATTGTTTCTGGGGCTGATGACCGCCAAATCAAACTGTGGAGAATGAATGGTAATGCTGCAAATCTCTTCTgatatttatgatttttttatattacaCTGAGACTTCTATATAGTGAGGAAACAAGTTAGCATTCATATTTTAGTTATCCTTAAAGATAGAGATGCACATCCGTTGTCTTTCTGTTCCCTAACATTGGCTGTTTTTGGACAGACACAAAGGCATGGGAGGTTGATACTCTCAGGGGCCACATGAACAATGTGTCATGTGTCATGTTCCACGCGAAGCAGGACATCATTGTGTCCAACTCAGAAGATAAAAGCATCCGCATTTGGGATGCCACTAAGAGAACCGGCATCCAGACATTCAGGCGGGAGCATGACCGCTTCTGGATTCTTGCTGCGCACCCTGAAATGAATCTTCTTGCTGCTGGTCATGACAGTGGCATGATTGTTTTTAAGTTGGAGAGGGAACGCCCGGCTTTCAGTGTGAGTGGTGATACAGTGTTCTATGTTAAGGACCGGTTCCTCCGGTATTACGAATACTCCACACAGAAGGAGGTTCAGGTAGCTCCAATCAGAAGGCCCGGAACAGTCAGCTTGAATCAGTCACCAAGAACATTGTCATATAGTCCAACTGAGAACGCAATCTTGATATGTTCTGATGTGGATGGGGGCTCGTATGAGCTGTACATTGTGCCCAAGGACTCTGCCGGGAGGTCTGATTATTTGCAGGAGGCAAGGAAGGGAGCTGGTAGTTCTGCAGTTTTCATAGCCCGCAATCGGTTTGCAGTGCTGGAGAAGAGCAGCAACAATGTTTTGGTTAAGAACCTTAAGAATGAGATTGTGAAGAAAACCTCTCTTCCTATTGCAACAGATGGAATTTATTACGCTGGGACTGGCAACATATTGTGCAAAGCTGAAGACAGGGTGGTAATCTTTGATCTGCAGCAGAGGCTTGTTCTCGGCGAACTCCAGGCACCTTCTGTTAAGTATGTAGTTTGGTCCAGTGATATGGAGTGTGTTGCACTGCTGAGCAAGCATGCCATTATCATTGCAAACAAGAAGCTTGTCCACCGCTGCACGCTTCATGAAACCATACGTGTGAAGAGTGGTGCCTGGGATGAAAATGGTGTATTCATATACACCACTCTGAACCATATCAAGTATTGTCTTCCTAATGGTGATAGTGGCATCATCAGAACACTTGATGTCCCAATTTACATAACCAAAGTTATTGGGAATAACATCTTCTGTATAGACCGTGATGGAAAGAACAAGTTGATAACGGTTGATGCTTCTGAATACATTTTCAAGCTTGCCCTTTTCCGGAAACGCTATGACCATGTCATGAGCATGATTAAGAACTCGCAGCTATGTGGGCAAGCTGTGATTTCTTATTTGCAACAGAAAGGGTTTCCAGAAGTCGCCCTCCACTTTGTAAAAGATGAGAAGACAAGATTTAACCTGGCTCTTGAAAGTGGAAATATCCAGATTGCTGTTGCTTCAGCAAAGGAGCTTGATGACAAGGATCACTGGTACAGGTTGGGAATTGAGGCTCTGAGGCAGGGAAATGTTGGTATAGTTGAGTATGCATACCAGCGGACTAAGAATTTTGACAGGCTTGCTTTTCTGTATCTCATAACAGGTTATTTGGACAAGGTGGGCTTTATGTGTAAGATAGCTGGGCAGAATAACAATTTCATGGGCCAGTTCCACAACGCACTTTATCTCGGGGATGTACGGAAGCGAGTTGAAATCTTGGAGAATGCAGGGCAGCTAGCTCTTGCGTATGTAACAGCTGTCACTCATGGGCTCACGGAAATCGCTGATAGGCTTTCTGCTGAGTTGGGGGAGAATGTCCCTTCTGTATCAGATGGGAAAACTAGCTCACTGTTGATTCCGCCTGCTCCTCTTATGTCTTGTGGTGACTGGCCTTTGTTGAGGGTGATGCGTGGTATATTTGATGCTGGTCTAGATGCTACTGGGAGGGCAGATCAGGAGGAAGACTATGATGATGCTGGTGGTGATTGGGGTGATGAAGATCTTGAGATTGTTGATGTGAACAATGTGGTGGAGAATGGAGATGTCGTTGACCAcaatgaggaagaggaggtgaaCGAAGAGGAAGGTGGCTGGGACCTTGAAGATCTGGAATTGCCACCAGAGGCAGAAACACCAAAGGCTGTTGGTGTGGCCCGCTCCACTTTGTTTGTGGCTCCAACGCCAGGTATGCCTGTCAGCCAAATTTGGACGCAGAAGTCTTCCCTTGCTGGGGAGCATGCTGCAGCTGGCAACTTTGACACTGCGATGCGGCTGCTTAGCCGCCAGCTTGGAATAAAAAATTTTGCTCCTCTGAAGCCATTGTTCCTCGATGCACTCATGGGCAGCCATACCTTCCTGCGTGCATTTGCAAGTGCTCCGGTTATACCTGTTGCTGTTGAGAAAGGATGGAGTGAATCTGCTAGTCCTAATGTGAGGGGCCCACCTGCACTTGTGTTTACCTTCTCACAAATGGATGACAAGCTTAAGGCTGCATATAAAGCCACAACCGAGGGTAAATTCCCGGAGGCACTGAGGCAGTTCCTGAGCATCCTGCACACGATCCCGCTCCTTGTGGTGGACTCGCGGAGAGAAGTGGATGAGGTGAAGGAATTGATTCAGATAGCGAGGGAGTATGTCCTTGGTCTTAAGATGGAAGTTAAAAGGAAGGAGCTGAAAGAAGACCCCATCAGGCAGCAGGAGCTGGCTGCCTACTTCACTAATTGCAACCTGCAGAAGGTCCACACGCGGCTTGTCCTGACTAGCGCTATGGGGCTTTGCTTCAAGGGTGGGAACTATGCTACTGCAGCGAATTTTGCGCGGATGCTTCTGGAGAACAGCCCTAATGAGGCCCAGGCAAAGAAGGCTCGGCAGGTTGTGCAGGCCTGTGGGGATAGGAAAGATGGGCGCCAGCTGAACTATGACTTTAGAAATCCATTTGTGGTGTGTGGGGCAACCTTTGTTCCAATATACCGTGGACAGAAGGATGTTTCTTGTCCGTACTGTGGATCTCGGTTCATGCCCTCGGTGGAAGGTGAGCTGTGTAGCATATGCGAGCTCTCAGTGGTTGGTGCGGATGCTTCAGGCCTCCTCTGCTCTCCTACACAATCGAGATAAGTGGCCTTCAGTCTTGACAGGTATGGTTGTATTCAATCATCTGGGCATGTTTGCTTTTTGTGTGATCTGTTTTAGTCTGGTGATAAGGTTTTGGATGCCATGTGGGCGGGCAAGACAACaccttaaaaaaaaatctagttaTGCTTGTATGAGAAGTATTCTATGAATGGCATTTGCTGTGCCTGTCACTtaagagtttctaattaatccaATGCATTGCTTACTCTAGATTAAGTACACCCTGTTTGCATGAAAATTCATGCCATTTAGATTTAATCCTTAGAAATTAAGCATGCTCTGAACATTTTGTCTGGTAGGAATTGCTTTAGTCATGTGGAGTCTGTGCATTATTGAAACTAAGCATGCTCTGAACATTTTGTGCTGGtagtatttttttattcaatTGGAGTCTCCGTGGTGCATACACAATGTGAAATGGATATGTGTACATGCTATGAACATTTTGTGCTGGTAGTGATTCTTTTAATCAATTGGAGTCTCTTTGGTGCATAGACAATGTGAATGGATGTTTGTACATGCTGTGGACATTTTGTGCTGGTAGTAATTTTTTTAACCAATTAGAGTCTAGATGCTGTGGACATTTTGTACATGCTGTAGACAATGTGAAACGGAAATGCGTACTCATTCAGAACATTACTCAAGTTTACCTTTTGTGTTCCTTTTGCTTTAATCTTGTACGGTTCTTGCACCTTTGGTTCATAATTCTTGCTGGTCTGTAATGGGATAATAATAGGATAACTTTTGGAGATTTTGGTTCTTGTCCATGCATTCGATAATCCAGTTAATTAACAAAGTCCAATGGTTAGCTAGTTTAGCATTTGATAATTGCAGTTGTCTCATAAGATAGATCTTTGAATTTGTTTCTGTGAAAGTAATGGGTTTGCTTCTTGTTCCAACAGGTTGGTGGCAGCTACCGCAAGCCTGATATTACCAAGCCAGCTGTGATTGTGTTTTTTGTAtggtgatggtgatgcaagATGCCAAGATCAAAGGACTGGGTCAACAAGTCGCTAAAGGAACAAATTTTTGTATTTAGTTGAGAATTCCTCCAAATTATATGATGATGTGCTATGTTGGATGGGataatttcttcctctttgGTAACTGCTTATTTGGTTTTCTTGCTACACGTGTACGTTGTAACAGTATTTCGGTAGGTCTTGGGCCGCTCTGGCTTGCAAGTGcagacttgcagttgcagggcaTATTCATTCCCAATGACTTGGACTAATAGTATGTATACTCAGCTTCCTGTTAGCTAGCCAGTGTGTGATTTGTGTTTCAGCTATCTCAGAGCATCGTGGCATACTGGCATGGATGCTTGGAGGGTGGAATGCTGCAACGCACTGCACTTCTTTAGCCGGGCTCGATGCTCAATGCTCCTGTATTCAATGCATCGTGTGTGGAATCAACTGTACATACAGGGGCAGGCTTCAATAGTCCCTGAAAAATGTGTCCAATCTTTGTTATCTCAGAGCATAGCATCAGAAGCAGAAAATTATCTTAATTGGCATAGGCGCCTGATCACCATTGCATTTTGCTGCTGTCTCAGCATGCGTGGCTAGTTACAGCTAACAAGTCAAACTGCATTTTGCAACCTCATGCAAACTCAAACAGATTCATGGTAGGCATATGATAGTAGTATGGTACTGGAATGGAAACACAAACATACTTGCAGACCGATGTGCATATAGATGGATCATATGATGCGATCTTGAAATCAGAATCATGTTACCTCGAAGCACAATTACACGACATATTTACTGGATCTTGGGAAACTTTCGAAACAGAGCATGCGTCACATTGAAAATACAAGGGAGACGAATGCCACGTGATTGCAGATTAACGTAAAATACCAACATAGATCACGCAATGCTGCTCACATTTCAAGTGTATGCAATTGAAAAACCCAAGTACTCATGTACTGCGCGTGCTATCTCAATTGCAGCCACGCAGGATGAAACAAGCAAACCAAAGCACAGTATCAGGTGACCACGATGGTCGCTTAAAGGAAAACATACCTTTTTGTCTTGCTTCGGTAGATCCGTCGAAATCGAAATCGGTGCTTATCTTGTCTTTGTTGTCCAACCAGGGTTCTAATCACTTTTCCATGCTAATCAAATACATGCCTTTTTCGCATTAAAAAAAAGGGATAGGAGGCCTGAAGCATCTGCCCCAACCGTGGCAAGCTCACATATGGTACAAAGCTGCCCTTCGATGGAAGGAACAAACCGGGATCTGCAGTACGGGCAGGAAACATCCTTTCGGCCTTGGTAGATAGGAACATATGTAGCACcacaaaaaacaaaaatggaTTTCTAAAGTCATATTTCAGTTGGCAAAAATCATCTTTATCCTAGCAAAGCTTGCCGAACCTGTCGAGGCTTCTTTGCTTGAGCCTCCTGAGGGATGTTCTCAAGAAGCATCCGTGCAAAGTGTGCTGCAGTAGCATAGTTTTTCTGCTTGAAGCAAAGAGCCATGGTGCTTGCAAGCACAAGGCTCATGTGAACTCTCTGGAGCTTGCAGTTTGCGAT encodes the following:
- the LOC117854762 gene encoding coatomer subunit alpha-3, producing MLTKFETKSNRVKGLAFHPRRPWILASLHSGVIQMWDYRMGTLLDRFDEHDGPVRGVHFHATQPLFVSGGDDYKIKVWNYKTHRCLFTLHGHLDYIRTVQFHAEYPWIVSASDDQTIRIWNWQSRTCVAVLTGHNHYVMCASFHPKEDLVVSASLDQTVRVWDIGALRKKAVSPADDIMRLTQMNTDLFGGIDAVVKYVLEGHDRGVNWASFHPTLPLIVSGADDRQIKLWRMNDTKAWEVDTLRGHMNNVSCVMFHAKQDIIVSNSEDKSIRIWDATKRTGIQTFRREHDRFWILAAHPEMNLLAAGHDSGMIVFKLERERPAFSVSGDTVFYVKDRFLRYYEYSTQKEVQVAPIRRPGTVSLNQSPRTLSYSPTENAILICSDVDGGSYELYIVPKDSAGRSDYLQEARKGAGSSAVFIARNRFAVLEKSSNNVLVKNLKNEIVKKTSLPIATDGIYYAGTGNILCKAEDRVVIFDLQQRLVLGELQAPSVKYVVWSSDMECVALLSKHAIIIANKKLVHRCTLHETIRVKSGAWDENGVFIYTTLNHIKYCLPNGDSGIIRTLDVPIYITKVIGNNIFCIDRDGKNKLITVDASEYIFKLALFRKRYDHVMSMIKNSQLCGQAVISYLQQKGFPEVALHFVKDEKTRFNLALESGNIQIAVASAKELDDKDHWYRLGIEALRQGNVGIVEYAYQRTKNFDRLAFLYLITGYLDKVGFMCKIAGQNNNFMGQFHNALYLGDVRKRVEILENAGQLALAYVTAVTHGLTEIADRLSAELGENVPSVSDGKTSSLLIPPAPLMSCGDWPLLRVMRGIFDAGLDATGRADQEEDYDDAGGDWGDEDLEIVDVNNVVENGDVVDHNEEEEVNEEEGGWDLEDLELPPEAETPKAVGVARSTLFVAPTPGMPVSQIWTQKSSLAGEHAAAGNFDTAMRLLSRQLGIKNFAPLKPLFLDALMGSHTFLRAFASAPVIPVAVEKGWSESASPNVRGPPALVFTFSQMDDKLKAAYKATTEGKFPEALRQFLSILHTIPLLVVDSRREVDEVKELIQIAREYVLGLKMEVKRKELKEDPIRQQELAAYFTNCNLQKVHTRLVLTSAMGLCFKGGNYATAANFARMLLENSPNEAQAKKARQVVQACGDRKDGRQLNYDFRNPFVVCGATFVPIYRGQKDVSCPYCGSRFMPSVEGELCSICELSVVGADASGLLCSPTQSR